The Cloeon dipterum chromosome 3, ieCloDipt1.1, whole genome shotgun sequence genome includes a region encoding these proteins:
- the sqh gene encoding myosin regulatory light chain sqh, which produces MSSRKAAGRRVATKKRAQRATSNVFAMFDQAQIQEFKEAFNMIDQNRDGFVDKEDLHDMLASLGKNPTSEYLDGMMNEAPGPINFTMFLTLFGERLQGTDPEDVIKNAFGCFDEENGGHINEERLRELLTTMGDRFTDDEVDEMYREAPIKNGMFDYIEFTRILKHGAKDKDEQ; this is translated from the exons ATGTCGTCCCGCAAAGCTGCCGGCCGCCGCGTGGCCACCAAGAAGAGGGCCCAGCGGGCCACCTCAAATGTCTTCGCTATGTTCGACCAGGCCCAGATTCAGGAGTTCAAGGAGGCTTTCAACATGATTGACCAGAACAGGGACGGCTTCGTCGACAAGGAGGACCTGCACGATATGCTTGCTTCCTTAG GAAAAAATCCGACATCTGAATACTTGGACGGCATGATGAACGAGGCCCCTGGGCCAATCAACTTCACCATGTTCCTCACCCTGTTCGGCGAGAGACTGCAGGGCACTGACCCTGAGGACGTGATCAAGAACGCTTTCGGCTGCTTCGATGAGGAGAACGGCGGTCACATCAACGAGGAGAGACTCAGGGAACTGCTCACCACCATGGGAGACCGATTCACCGATGATGAg GTTGACGAGATGTACAGGGAAGCGCCAATCAAGAACGGAATGTTCGACTACATCGAATTTACGCGCATCCTGAAGCACGGCGCCAAAGACAAAGACGAGCAGTGA